In Bosea vestrisii, the following are encoded in one genomic region:
- a CDS encoding Thivi_2564 family membrane protein: MSILISLLITILVIALVLYLVRMLPIDGNIKNIVQIIVIIIGIISLLRYLAVF, encoded by the coding sequence ATGAGCATTCTGATTTCGCTTCTGATCACCATTCTGGTGATCGCTCTGGTGCTTTATCTCGTGCGGATGCTGCCGATCGACGGCAACATCAAGAACATCGTCCAGATCATCGTCATCATCATCGGCATCATTTCGCTGCTGCGTTATCTCGCAGTCTTCTAG
- a CDS encoding GTP cyclohydrolase II: MNSQNRTTHIRLTSHPEPGNASTRFPIQWGAGTPEGRGPVIASTTAPGDRNCIGAHGGSYSVYRALAISARAMNPAQRPDLTNTYPTSDILPQPQWFEPGRIVSLDPFGHRVAQDFGKWIGEGIDIRPTIAVTKARLNLPEILAAMAGHRLAADGAILHGSGDISVTKIAVDPVWHLPGIAERFATSENELRRTLFEQTGGMYPELVTRPDLKVFLPPIGSITAYVIGEVSAICDPRKTLACRVHDECNGSDVFGSDICTCRPYLVHGIEEAVKEAQAGGVGLIVYNRKEGRALGEVTKFLVYNARKRQEGGDSAATYFERTECVAGVQDARFQQLMPDVLHWLGVKKIDRLMSMSNMKYDAMVESGIEIGERVAIPPELVPPDASVEIEAKKAAGYYSPDGTPGDNALKATVGRDLEKF; this comes from the coding sequence ATGAATTCGCAGAACCGCACCACCCATATCCGCCTGACCTCGCATCCCGAGCCCGGCAACGCCTCGACCCGCTTCCCGATCCAGTGGGGCGCCGGGACCCCGGAGGGGCGCGGCCCGGTCATCGCCTCGACCACGGCGCCGGGAGACCGCAACTGCATCGGCGCCCATGGCGGCTCCTATTCGGTCTATCGCGCGCTCGCCATCTCCGCCCGCGCCATGAACCCGGCCCAGCGTCCGGACCTGACCAACACCTACCCGACCTCCGACATCCTGCCGCAGCCGCAATGGTTCGAGCCGGGCAGGATCGTCTCGCTCGATCCGTTCGGCCATCGCGTCGCCCAGGATTTCGGCAAGTGGATCGGCGAGGGCATCGACATCCGCCCGACCATCGCGGTCACCAAGGCGCGGCTGAACCTGCCCGAGATCCTCGCCGCCATGGCTGGACACCGGCTGGCCGCGGATGGCGCCATCCTGCACGGCTCGGGCGACATCAGCGTCACCAAGATCGCGGTCGATCCGGTCTGGCACCTGCCGGGGATCGCCGAGCGCTTCGCCACCAGCGAGAACGAATTGCGCCGCACGCTGTTCGAGCAGACCGGCGGCATGTATCCCGAGCTGGTGACGCGGCCCGACCTCAAGGTCTTCCTGCCGCCGATCGGCTCGATCACCGCCTATGTCATCGGCGAGGTCTCGGCGATCTGCGATCCGAGGAAGACGCTCGCCTGCCGCGTCCATGACGAGTGCAATGGCTCGGACGTGTTCGGCTCCGACATCTGCACGTGCCGGCCCTATCTGGTGCACGGCATCGAGGAAGCGGTGAAGGAAGCGCAGGCCGGCGGCGTCGGCCTGATCGTCTACAATCGCAAGGAGGGCAGGGCGCTCGGCGAGGTCACCAAGTTCCTCGTCTACAACGCCCGCAAGCGCCAGGAGGGCGGCGATTCCGCCGCGACCTATTTCGAGCGCACCGAATGCGTCGCCGGCGTGCAGGATGCCCGCTTCCAGCAATTGATGCCGGATGTGCTGCATTGGCTCGGCGTGAAGAAGATCGACCGGCTGATGTCGATGTCGAACATGAAATACGACGCAATGGTCGAGAGCGGCATCGAGATCGGCGAACGTGTCGCCATCCCGCCCGAGCTGGTCCCGCCGGATGCCTCGGTCGAGATCGAGGCCAAGAAGGCGGCGGGCTATTACTCGCCCGACGGCACGCCCGGCGATAATGCACTCAAGGCCACTGTCGGCCGCGACCTCGAAAAGTTCTGA
- the glyS gene encoding glycine--tRNA ligase subunit beta, with protein sequence MPDLLLELFSEEIPARMQRKAAEDLKKLVTDALVERGLTYEGAKAFATPRRLALTIAGLQVRGRDVREERKGPRVGAPDAAVQGFLKAAGLASLDQATIVSDPKKGDSYVAVIEKPGQETVQAIAEIVPAVIRAFPWPKSMRWGKASAESGSLRWVRPLHSILCTFGAETEDPEVVPFEVEGIRSGNITYGHRFHAPGPITVKRFDDYVPSLERAKVVLDADRRKQIILTDAKNLAFAAGLELVEDEGLLEEVAGLVEWPVVLLGDFEERFLEIPGEAIRATIRANQKCFVLRDPNSGELANRFIPVSNLMASDGGLAITAGNGRVVRARLSDAAYFWQTDRGPLPDLETLKDSADKLGLDLTKPLDQRMAKLDRLGVVFHAKLGTQGERVERIAALAKDLAPIVGADPALAERAAKLAKADLPTEMVGEFPELQGLMGRKYAELQGENASVAAAIEEHYKPLGPSDRVPTDPVSIAVALADKLDTLVGFWAIDEKPTGSKDPYALRRAALGVIRLVAENGVRLPLNQVLEQPISEIWGHLATEKTFEKYDPAIQALHNSELELDASDLTARVADNLPGYTDPESVAVRGGILTSLVSFFHDRLKVMLRDQGARHDLVDAVLGEGASANDDLLLITRRVAALGRFLETEDGKSLLAGYKRAANILKAEEKKDGEGAFAGAADLQLIADAGLIEEKALAVALAQATPKAEAAVAAEDYEGAMTALAELRPAVDAFFDKVTVNDPDPALRANRLKLLNQLREATRAVADFSRIAG encoded by the coding sequence ATGCCTGATCTTCTGCTCGAACTCTTCTCCGAGGAAATCCCGGCGCGCATGCAGCGCAAGGCCGCGGAGGACCTGAAGAAGCTCGTCACCGATGCGCTGGTCGAGCGTGGGCTGACCTATGAGGGCGCCAAGGCCTTCGCGACACCGCGCCGGCTCGCACTCACCATTGCCGGCCTGCAGGTGCGCGGCCGCGATGTCCGCGAGGAGCGCAAGGGCCCGCGTGTCGGCGCGCCCGATGCAGCCGTGCAGGGTTTTCTCAAGGCGGCGGGGCTGGCCTCGCTCGACCAGGCGACGATCGTCAGCGATCCGAAGAAGGGCGATAGCTACGTCGCCGTGATCGAGAAGCCTGGGCAGGAGACGGTTCAGGCCATCGCCGAGATCGTGCCTGCGGTGATCCGCGCCTTCCCCTGGCCGAAGTCGATGCGCTGGGGCAAGGCTTCGGCTGAGAGCGGCTCGCTGCGCTGGGTGCGCCCGCTGCACTCGATCCTCTGCACCTTCGGCGCCGAGACCGAGGACCCGGAGGTGGTGCCGTTCGAGGTCGAAGGCATCCGCTCCGGCAACATCACTTATGGCCACCGCTTTCATGCGCCGGGCCCGATCACGGTCAAGCGCTTCGACGATTATGTCCCGAGCCTGGAGCGGGCCAAGGTCGTGCTCGATGCCGACCGCCGCAAGCAGATCATCTTGACCGACGCCAAGAACCTCGCCTTCGCGGCGGGGCTCGAACTGGTCGAGGACGAGGGCCTGCTTGAGGAGGTCGCTGGCCTGGTCGAATGGCCGGTCGTGCTGCTCGGCGATTTCGAGGAGCGCTTCCTCGAAATCCCCGGCGAGGCGATCCGCGCCACCATCCGCGCCAACCAGAAATGCTTCGTGCTGCGCGATCCCAATTCCGGTGAGCTCGCCAACCGCTTCATCCCGGTCTCGAACCTGATGGCGAGCGATGGCGGGCTGGCGATCACCGCCGGCAATGGCCGGGTCGTGCGCGCGCGTCTCTCCGACGCCGCCTATTTCTGGCAGACCGATCGCGGGCCGTTGCCCGATCTGGAGACGCTCAAGGACAGCGCCGACAAGCTCGGCCTCGACCTTACCAAGCCGCTCGATCAGCGCATGGCCAAGCTCGACAGGCTCGGCGTCGTCTTCCACGCCAAGCTCGGCACGCAGGGCGAGCGCGTCGAGCGCATCGCCGCGCTGGCGAAGGATCTGGCGCCGATCGTCGGCGCCGATCCGGCGCTGGCCGAGCGCGCTGCCAAGCTGGCCAAGGCCGATTTGCCGACCGAGATGGTCGGCGAGTTCCCTGAATTGCAGGGGCTGATGGGCCGCAAGTATGCGGAGCTGCAGGGCGAGAACGCCTCGGTCGCCGCCGCGATCGAGGAGCACTACAAGCCGCTCGGCCCCTCCGATCGCGTCCCCACCGATCCGGTCTCGATCGCCGTCGCGCTGGCCGACAAGCTCGACACGCTGGTCGGCTTCTGGGCGATCGATGAGAAGCCGACCGGGAGCAAGGATCCCTATGCGCTGCGCCGCGCGGCGCTGGGGGTTATTCGGTTGGTGGCGGAGAACGGGGTGCGGTTGCCGCTAAACCAAGTACTTGAGCAGCCGATCTCAGAAATCTGGGGCCATCTCGCAACTGAGAAAACGTTCGAAAAATACGACCCGGCCATTCAAGCTCTGCATAATTCTGAGCTTGAGTTGGACGCAAGCGATCTAACGGCCAGAGTTGCAGATAATTTACCCGGGTATACGGATCCAGAAAGCGTAGCAGTGCGCGGAGGAATCCTAACGTCGCTTGTGTCCTTCTTCCACGACCGTCTGAAGGTCATGCTGCGCGACCAGGGCGCGCGGCATGATCTGGTCGATGCGGTGCTGGGCGAGGGGGCGTCCGCCAATGACGACCTCCTGCTCATCACCCGCCGCGTCGCCGCGCTCGGCCGCTTCCTCGAAACGGAAGACGGCAAGAGCCTGCTCGCCGGTTACAAGCGCGCCGCCAACATCCTCAAGGCCGAGGAGAAGAAGGACGGCGAGGGTGCCTTTGCCGGTGCGGCCGATCTCCAGCTCATCGCCGACGCCGGGCTGATCGAGGAGAAGGCGCTCGCGGTCGCGCTCGCGCAGGCGACGCCGAAGGCGGAAGCGGCGGTCGCCGCCGAGGACTATGAGGGCGCCATGACGGCGCTCGCCGAGCTCAGGCCGGCGGTCGATGCCTTCTTCGACAAGGTCACGGTCAACGATCCCGATCCGGCCTTGCGCGCCAACCGCCTCAAGCTGCTGAACCAGCTGCGCGAGGCGACGCGCGCCGTGGCGGATTTCTCGCGGATTGCCGGATAA
- a CDS encoding glycine--tRNA ligase subunit alpha, translating into MAASSDPLNPTRSFQGLLLTLQRFWAERGCVILQPYDMEVGAGTFHPATTLRALGPKPWKAAYVQPSRRPKDGRYGENPNRLQHYYQFQVILKPSPPDLQQLYLDSLKAIGVDLALHDVRFVEDDWESPTLGAWGLGWECWCDGMEVSQFTYFQQVAGVECAPVAGELTYGLERLAMYVQGVENVYDLNFNGLEGEDRISYGDVFLQAEQEFSRHNFEHANTEVLFRHFSDAEAECKALLAAGEAGTDSNDPSHKLALPAYDQCIKASHVFNLLDARGVISVTERQSYILRVRELAKACGAAWLKTAGGGAN; encoded by the coding sequence TTGGCCGCGTCCTCCGATCCGCTGAACCCGACCCGCTCCTTCCAGGGCTTGCTGCTGACCTTGCAGCGCTTCTGGGCCGAGCGCGGCTGCGTCATTCTCCAGCCCTACGACATGGAGGTCGGCGCCGGCACCTTCCACCCGGCGACGACGCTGCGGGCGCTCGGGCCCAAGCCCTGGAAGGCGGCCTATGTCCAGCCCTCGCGCCGTCCCAAGGACGGCCGCTATGGTGAGAACCCGAACCGGCTGCAGCATTATTACCAGTTCCAGGTCATCCTGAAGCCGTCGCCGCCGGATCTGCAGCAGCTCTATCTCGACTCGCTCAAGGCGATCGGGGTCGATCTTGCCCTGCACGATGTCCGCTTCGTCGAGGACGACTGGGAGAGCCCGACGCTCGGCGCCTGGGGCCTCGGCTGGGAATGCTGGTGCGACGGCATGGAAGTCAGCCAGTTCACTTACTTTCAGCAGGTCGCGGGCGTCGAATGCGCGCCCGTTGCGGGCGAATTGACCTATGGGCTCGAGCGCCTCGCCATGTATGTCCAGGGCGTCGAGAACGTCTATGATCTCAACTTCAACGGCCTCGAGGGCGAGGACCGCATCAGCTATGGCGACGTCTTCCTGCAGGCCGAGCAGGAGTTCTCGCGGCATAATTTCGAGCACGCCAACACCGAGGTGCTCTTCCGCCATTTCAGCGATGCGGAGGCCGAGTGCAAGGCGCTGCTCGCAGCCGGCGAGGCGGGTACCGACAGCAATGATCCCAGCCACAAGCTCGCTCTGCCGGCCTATGACCAGTGCATCAAGGCGAGCCATGTCTTCAACCTGCTCGATGCGCGCGGCGTGATCTCGGTCACCGAGCGCCAGAGCTACATCCTGCGCGTGCGCGAGCTCGCCAAGGCCTGCGGTGCGGCCTGGCTGAAGACCGCCGGCGGGGGAGCAAACTGA
- the parS gene encoding type II RES/Xre toxin-antitoxin system antitoxin, whose product MVALTALDVVGGQAALGGPAASSRDLIAAVRRGFPVRTIEHVIESGRMTLTEIDELVLPRKTLSHRRKIGTLTTEQSDRLMRAARVIAEAEVTFGSQDKAAAWLRRATVALDGEKPLALLDTGEGAAQVEALLGRIAHGIAA is encoded by the coding sequence ATGGTTGCCCTGACTGCATTGGATGTCGTCGGTGGCCAGGCGGCGCTGGGTGGCCCCGCCGCCAGCAGCCGCGATCTCATCGCCGCTGTCCGTCGCGGATTTCCGGTGCGGACGATCGAGCATGTCATCGAGAGCGGCCGGATGACGCTGACCGAGATCGACGAGCTCGTGTTGCCGCGCAAGACGCTGAGCCACCGCCGCAAGATCGGGACGCTGACGACGGAGCAGTCCGACCGGCTGATGCGCGCCGCGCGCGTCATCGCCGAGGCGGAGGTCACCTTCGGCTCGCAGGACAAGGCGGCAGCCTGGCTGCGCCGGGCGACTGTCGCGCTCGATGGCGAGAAGCCGCTGGCGCTGCTCGACACGGGCGAAGGCGCGGCGCAGGTCGAGGCGTTGCTCGGCAGGATCGCGCACGGTATCGCCGCCTGA
- a CDS encoding 4-(cytidine 5'-diphospho)-2-C-methyl-D-erythritol kinase — protein sequence MPARLATRAPAKVNLSLRVLGRRADGYHELDSLVAFAGVGDELSLSSGEPAGVQISGPFAAGLSTGPDNLVLKAERALRDEIAGLRSGRFHLVKRLPVASGIGGGSADAAAALRLLARLNDLPLSHPALHAAAGRVGADVPVCLEARARMMAGIGERLGPPLKPPRLFALLVNPGVAVETAAVFRALGLPPGQDHAGGVDAFEPGDPPPASPAALIAVLAASGNDLEAPARSVAPIIGEVLSALSALPGCRLARMSGSGATCFALFDDCRVSAEAGKLLTHGRPDWWVKATVLR from the coding sequence TTGCCTGCCAGACTGGCGACCCGCGCCCCGGCCAAGGTCAATCTCTCCTTGCGCGTCCTCGGACGCCGGGCCGACGGTTATCATGAGCTCGACAGCCTCGTCGCCTTCGCCGGTGTCGGCGACGAACTGAGCCTGTCATCGGGCGAGCCCGCGGGAGTCCAGATCTCAGGCCCGTTCGCCGCAGGCCTCTCGACCGGACCCGACAATCTCGTCCTCAAGGCCGAGCGCGCCCTGCGCGACGAGATCGCCGGGCTGCGCTCCGGCCGCTTCCATCTCGTCAAGCGCCTGCCGGTCGCTTCCGGCATCGGCGGCGGCTCGGCCGATGCGGCTGCTGCATTGCGCCTGCTGGCGCGGCTCAACGACTTGCCGCTATCGCATCCGGCGCTGCACGCTGCCGCCGGCCGTGTCGGCGCCGATGTCCCGGTCTGTCTCGAAGCCCGCGCCCGCATGATGGCCGGTATCGGCGAACGGCTCGGCCCACCTTTGAAACCGCCGCGCCTGTTCGCGCTGCTGGTCAATCCCGGTGTCGCGGTCGAGACCGCCGCGGTGTTCCGCGCGCTTGGCCTCCCTCCGGGACAGGATCATGCGGGCGGCGTCGATGCATTCGAGCCGGGTGATCCACCACCGGCTAGCCCGGCGGCGCTGATCGCCGTGCTAGCCGCCTCCGGAAACGATCTCGAAGCGCCGGCCCGAAGCGTTGCGCCGATCATCGGCGAGGTGTTGTCGGCGCTGTCGGCCTTGCCCGGCTGCCGGTTGGCGCGCATGTCGGGCTCCGGCGCGACCTGCTTCGCCCTGTTCGATGATTGCCGCGTCAGCGCCGAGGCCGGCAAGCTTCTGACGCATGGCCGGCCGGATTGGTGGGTGAAGGCGACTGTGCTGAGATAG
- the upp gene encoding uracil phosphoribosyltransferase, with protein MATSANGVTVVDHPLVQHKLTLMREKDRSTKSFRQLLNEIGMLLCYEVTRDLPTELIEIETPLQKSMQPVISGKKLVFAPILRAGVGFLDGMLELVPAARVAHIGLYRDPQTLQAVEYYFKAPSDIADRMIVVMDPMLATANSAVAAVDRLKERGAKDLRFVCLLAAPEGIARMRDSHPDVRIWTAAIDERLNDHGYIVPGLGDAGDRMFGTR; from the coding sequence ATGGCCACGAGCGCTAACGGCGTCACCGTCGTCGACCACCCGCTGGTGCAGCACAAGCTGACGCTGATGCGCGAGAAGGACCGCTCGACCAAGAGCTTCCGCCAGCTCCTCAACGAGATCGGCATGCTGCTCTGCTACGAGGTCACGCGCGACCTGCCGACAGAGCTGATCGAGATCGAGACGCCGCTGCAGAAGTCGATGCAGCCGGTGATCTCCGGCAAGAAGCTGGTGTTCGCGCCGATCCTGCGTGCCGGCGTCGGCTTCCTCGACGGCATGCTGGAGCTCGTCCCGGCCGCTCGCGTCGCCCATATCGGCCTTTATCGCGATCCGCAGACCCTGCAGGCGGTCGAATACTATTTCAAGGCGCCCTCCGACATCGCCGACCGCATGATCGTGGTGATGGATCCGATGCTGGCGACGGCGAACTCGGCGGTTGCGGCGGTCGACCGGCTGAAGGAGCGCGGCGCCAAGGATCTGCGCTTCGTCTGCCTTCTCGCGGCGCCCGAGGGCATCGCCCGCATGCGCGATTCCCATCCCGATGTGAGGATCTGGACCGCGGCGATCGACGAGCGCCTCAACGATCACGGTTACATCGTCCCCGGCCTCGGCGACGCCGGCGACCGCATGTTCGGGACGCGCTAA
- a CDS encoding polyprenyl synthetase family protein: MGVVVAFEDKDTGQSGIAPLVGLTRADMERVNAMILSRTGSEVTMIPEVANHLISSGGKRLRPMLTLATAALCGYQGDGHVKLAASVEFMHTATLLHDDVVDQSDMRRGKLAARMLWGNEASVLVGDFLLGQAFRMMVEVGSLRALDILSTAAAVIAEGEVMQLAAAKNTETTEDEYLAVIRGKTAELFAAACEVGPVIAQSSKGEAAACRSYGLNLGIAFQLIDDALDYGGSSGQLGKNVGDDFREGKITLPVVLSFRRGSESDRAFWRRTLQEGEVRDGDLDEAQALMRKHDALADTIERARHYAKMAKDALGLFPSSPMKQALNDAVDFCVARAH; this comes from the coding sequence GTGGGCGTCGTCGTAGCTTTCGAAGACAAGGACACCGGCCAAAGCGGGATCGCGCCGCTGGTCGGGCTGACGCGCGCCGACATGGAGCGCGTCAATGCGATGATCCTGTCGCGCACCGGCTCAGAGGTCACGATGATCCCGGAGGTCGCGAACCACCTGATCTCCTCGGGCGGCAAGCGCTTGCGGCCGATGCTGACGCTCGCAACGGCGGCGCTCTGCGGCTATCAGGGCGATGGCCATGTCAAGCTCGCGGCCTCGGTGGAGTTCATGCACACGGCGACGCTGCTGCATGACGACGTCGTCGACCAGAGCGACATGCGCCGCGGCAAGCTCGCTGCCCGCATGCTGTGGGGCAATGAGGCGAGCGTGCTGGTCGGCGACTTCCTGCTCGGCCAGGCCTTCAGGATGATGGTCGAGGTCGGCTCGCTGCGCGCGCTCGACATCCTCTCGACCGCCGCTGCGGTGATCGCCGAGGGCGAGGTGATGCAGCTCGCCGCCGCCAAGAACACCGAGACCACCGAGGACGAATATCTCGCCGTGATCCGCGGCAAGACCGCCGAACTCTTCGCCGCCGCCTGCGAGGTCGGGCCGGTGATCGCCCAGTCGTCGAAGGGCGAGGCTGCCGCCTGCCGCAGCTACGGGCTCAATCTCGGCATCGCCTTCCAGCTCATCGACGACGCACTCGACTATGGCGGCTCATCGGGCCAGCTCGGCAAGAATGTCGGCGACGACTTCCGCGAGGGCAAGATCACCTTGCCCGTCGTGCTCTCTTTCCGCCGCGGCAGTGAGAGCGATCGCGCTTTCTGGCGCCGCACCCTGCAGGAGGGCGAGGTCCGCGACGGCGATCTCGACGAGGCGCAGGCCCTGATGCGCAAGCACGACGCGCTGGCCGACACGATCGAGCGCGCCCGCCACTACGCCAAGATGGCGAAGGATGCGCTCGGCCTGTTCCCGTCATCGCCGATGAAGCAGGCGCTCAACGACGCCGTCGACTTCTGCGTGGCGCGGGCGCACTGA
- a CDS encoding tetratricopeptide repeat protein: MVDVTFQIDGRSAALMLAFIAGLHVGMPALAQARPVDKFEPAESLEGNYLAAVVAGSARDLGAASIYLREAIKNDPQNSELLERGFVAFLADGAMNETFRAAEKLIQRDATNGLAQLALGVRALKQKNYTAARTQLQRGGRGRSADITATLLAAWAYSGSGETNRALETLDRLKGEATFDRFRDFHAGLILDIAGRRNDANRRLKAAYDAEKTNLRLVDLWARQQARAGDSDAALATLNDFEQRVRPNHPIVRDAIAKISSKEPLQRIVGNTQQGAAEVLYGLASAGILQGDEATALLYLRFAAYLDPGHDLAVLTLADILERAKQTEDAVQVYRRMPENSPLRPVADIQIGLGLEQLGKTEEAVKHLETIIAARPEDVDAISALGNIYRSRKRFEEAAATYDKAVAKLGTPGRSNWDLLYSRGIAYERTKKWPQAEADLRKALELMPEALSRERALVLNYLGYSLVDQNLKLEEALGMLRRAVELRPRDGYIIDSLGWAHYRLGRYDEAVTELEKAMELRPSDPVINDHLGDVYWKTGRYLEARFQWNYARDLGPEPDDLTRIQRKIEKGLDDQAPSANAAEPKKDGG, from the coding sequence AGCCGGCCGAGAGTCTCGAAGGCAATTATCTGGCGGCGGTGGTGGCGGGTTCTGCCCGGGACCTCGGTGCGGCCTCGATCTATCTGCGCGAGGCGATCAAGAACGATCCCCAGAACAGCGAATTGCTCGAGCGCGGTTTCGTCGCCTTCCTCGCCGACGGCGCGATGAACGAGACCTTCCGCGCCGCCGAGAAGCTGATCCAGCGCGATGCCACCAACGGCCTCGCCCAGCTGGCGCTTGGCGTGCGCGCGTTGAAGCAGAAGAACTATACGGCTGCGCGCACCCAGTTGCAGCGCGGCGGCCGCGGCCGCTCCGCCGACATCACCGCGACCTTGCTCGCCGCCTGGGCCTATTCCGGCTCCGGCGAGACCAACCGCGCGCTCGAGACGCTCGACCGCCTCAAGGGCGAGGCGACTTTCGACCGCTTCCGCGACTTCCATGCCGGGCTGATCCTCGACATCGCCGGCCGCCGCAACGACGCGAACCGCCGGCTCAAGGCGGCCTATGACGCCGAGAAGACCAATCTGCGCCTCGTCGATCTCTGGGCCCGCCAGCAGGCGCGCGCGGGCGACAGTGACGCGGCCTTGGCGACGCTGAACGATTTCGAGCAGCGCGTGCGCCCGAACCATCCGATCGTGCGCGATGCGATCGCCAAGATCAGCAGCAAGGAGCCGCTGCAACGCATCGTCGGCAACACCCAGCAGGGCGCGGCTGAGGTGCTCTATGGCCTCGCCAGTGCCGGGATTTTGCAGGGCGACGAGGCGACCGCGCTGCTTTACCTGCGCTTTGCAGCCTATCTCGACCCAGGCCACGACCTTGCCGTGCTGACGTTGGCCGACATCCTCGAGCGCGCCAAGCAGACCGAGGATGCGGTCCAGGTCTACCGGCGCATGCCCGAGAACTCGCCGTTACGGCCGGTCGCGGATATCCAGATCGGGCTTGGCCTCGAGCAGCTCGGCAAGACTGAGGAAGCGGTCAAGCATCTCGAGACGATCATCGCGGCGCGGCCGGAAGACGTCGACGCCATCTCCGCGCTCGGCAACATCTACCGCTCGCGCAAGCGCTTCGAGGAGGCGGCCGCAACCTATGACAAGGCGGTCGCCAAGCTCGGCACGCCCGGCCGCTCCAACTGGGACCTGCTCTATTCGCGCGGCATCGCCTATGAGCGCACCAAGAAATGGCCCCAGGCCGAGGCTGATCTGCGCAAGGCGCTGGAGCTGATGCCGGAAGCGCTCAGCCGCGAGCGCGCGCTGGTGCTCAACTATCTCGGCTATTCGCTGGTCGACCAGAACCTCAAGCTCGAGGAGGCGCTCGGCATGCTGCGCCGCGCCGTCGAGCTCAGGCCGCGTGATGGCTACATCATCGACTCGCTCGGCTGGGCACATTACCGCCTCGGCCGCTATGACGAGGCGGTGACGGAGCTTGAGAAGGCGATGGAACTGCGCCCTTCGGATCCGGTGATCAACGACCATCTCGGCGACGTCTACTGGAAGACCGGCCGCTATCTCGAGGCGCGCTTTCAGTGGAACTATGCCCGCGACCTCGGCCCGGAGCCGGACGACCTCACCCGGATCCAGCGCAAGATCGAGAAGGGGCTCGACGATCAGGCGCCCTCGGCCAATGCGGCCGAGCCGAAGAAGGATGGCGGCTGA
- a CDS encoding tRNA1(Val) (adenine(37)-N6)-methyltransferase — MNAEAPGLGEIAEDRLLGGRLRLLQPVKGHRAGSDAVLLAAAIPELGEGPLADFGAGVGTIGLAVASRQPGLNVVLVERDPELAALAARNAELNDLAGRARTVVGVIGERNADLARDGLTAASMAWVAMNPPFFESGEVRESPVANRRAAHVAGQSLADWLKAARHVLKPDGGVSIIHRAEALGLILAGLETGFGAIEIRAIHGQAERPAIRVIVSARLGSRKPAALLPALVLNGGDGRFTAFSEALHRGEAVLA, encoded by the coding sequence ATGAACGCTGAGGCGCCCGGTCTCGGCGAGATCGCCGAGGATCGGCTGCTAGGAGGCCGCCTTCGCTTGCTGCAGCCGGTGAAGGGTCATCGCGCCGGCTCGGATGCGGTGCTGCTTGCCGCGGCGATCCCGGAACTGGGCGAGGGGCCGCTTGCCGATTTCGGCGCCGGTGTCGGTACAATCGGGCTTGCCGTCGCCTCGCGGCAGCCCGGGCTCAATGTCGTCCTGGTCGAGCGCGATCCGGAGCTGGCCGCGCTGGCAGCCCGCAATGCCGAGCTCAACGATCTCGCCGGGCGGGCGCGCACCGTGGTCGGGGTGATTGGCGAGCGGAACGCGGACCTCGCCCGGGACGGGCTGACGGCGGCCTCGATGGCCTGGGTCGCAATGAACCCGCCCTTCTTTGAATCGGGCGAGGTGCGCGAATCGCCGGTCGCCAACCGGCGCGCGGCGCATGTCGCCGGGCAATCGCTCGCCGATTGGCTGAAGGCGGCCCGGCATGTGCTGAAGCCGGACGGCGGTGTCAGCATTATCCACCGTGCCGAGGCGCTGGGGCTGATTCTCGCTGGTCTGGAGACGGGCTTCGGCGCGATCGAAATCCGCGCGATCCACGGCCAGGCCGAGCGGCCGGCAATCCGGGTGATCGTCTCCGCGCGTCTCGGCAGCAGAAAGCCGGCAGCGTTGCTGCCGGCTCTCGTTCTCAACGGGGGCGATGGGCGCTTCACCGCCTTCAGCGAGGCGCTCCATCGCGGCGAGGCCGTGCTCGCCTAG
- a CDS encoding DUF2007 domain-containing protein: protein MHELVRSNDIVLLGAIEALLASADLGCLIADQHISALEGMIGAFPRRLLVREQDSKRARALLIEAGYGDELRHER from the coding sequence ATGCATGAACTCGTCCGCTCGAACGACATCGTCCTGCTTGGGGCCATCGAGGCGCTCCTGGCCTCGGCTGATCTGGGTTGCCTGATCGCCGATCAGCACATCAGCGCGCTCGAAGGCATGATCGGCGCCTTTCCACGACGCCTCCTGGTCCGCGAGCAGGACAGCAAGCGCGCTCGCGCTTTGTTGATCGAGGCGGGCTATGGCGACGAACTGCGCCATGAACGCTGA